From Enhydrobacter sp., the proteins below share one genomic window:
- a CDS encoding DUF169 domain-containing protein: MNVQTLRPGYKVAPWSPPEKIDGKMLAEASVKLIDLLRIRTQPIGMKLFESPADMEKIQGVRKPTEGFKFTMCQMVTQSRWYGFTLGITVDNTRGGNCGGVVGLNHPGEGFLSGDHMNGVWFGNKEASAAHQAQMPRVPDGTYNGLVVSPLRSARLDPPDICLFYGTPGQMIYFINGLQFHRYRRYDFTVTGESACADSWGRALATRQTSLSLPCYAERRYGGVADDELLMACPPDEFLRAVEGMGHLGKNGLRYPFPPYGAAMDPAFGMAKSYG, translated from the coding sequence ATGAACGTGCAGACCCTGCGACCTGGCTACAAGGTGGCGCCGTGGAGCCCACCCGAGAAGATCGACGGCAAGATGCTGGCCGAGGCGAGTGTGAAGCTGATCGACCTGCTGCGCATCCGCACCCAGCCGATTGGCATGAAACTGTTCGAGAGCCCGGCCGACATGGAGAAGATCCAGGGCGTACGCAAGCCGACCGAGGGCTTCAAGTTCACCATGTGCCAGATGGTGACGCAGTCGCGCTGGTATGGCTTCACGCTCGGCATCACGGTCGACAACACGCGCGGCGGCAATTGCGGCGGCGTGGTCGGCCTCAACCATCCGGGCGAGGGCTTCCTGTCGGGCGACCACATGAACGGCGTGTGGTTCGGCAACAAGGAGGCGTCGGCGGCGCACCAGGCGCAGATGCCGCGCGTGCCGGATGGCACGTACAACGGACTGGTCGTGTCGCCGCTGCGCAGTGCGCGGCTCGATCCTCCCGACATCTGCCTGTTCTACGGCACGCCCGGCCAGATGATCTATTTCATCAACGGCCTGCAGTTCCATCGCTACCGCCGCTACGACTTCACCGTGACCGGCGAGAGCGCCTGCGCCGATTCGTGGGGCAGGGCGCTCGCCACGCGCCAAACCTCGCTGTCGCTGCCGTGCTACGCCGAGCGGCGCTATGGCGGCGTGGCCGACGACGAGTTGCTGATGGCCTGCCCGCCGGACGAGTTCCTGCGCGCCGTCGAGGGCATGGGCCATCTCGGCAAGAACGGCCTGCGCTATCCGTTTCCGCCCTACGGCGCCGCGATGGATCCCGCCTTCGGCATGGCCAAGAGCTACGGCTAG
- a CDS encoding alpha/beta hydrolase: MRLSVDGRAVFATTGGAHFDPARPAVVFLHGAGFDRTTWRLQTRWFAHHGRSVLAVDFPGHGWSEGEALTSIAALADWTARLIAATGLGQAALVGHSMGALVALDCAARHPDRVRALGLCGVASEMSVHPEMLASAKANTPKVQELMTFWGIGNALHKGGMLSPGLWLRRESLAVLSARKPGVIHTDLVACNIYKDAPVRAAAVKCPTVLVLGDGDLMTPASKAKPLAAAIAGSKTVVIPQCGHFMMVERPDETLEALQSCV; encoded by the coding sequence ATGAGACTCTCCGTCGACGGCCGCGCCGTCTTCGCCACGACGGGCGGCGCGCATTTCGACCCGGCCCGGCCCGCCGTCGTCTTCCTGCATGGCGCCGGCTTCGATCGCACGACGTGGCGCCTGCAGACGCGCTGGTTCGCTCATCACGGCCGGTCGGTGCTGGCCGTCGATTTCCCGGGGCATGGCTGGTCGGAAGGCGAGGCGCTGACCTCGATCGCCGCCCTCGCCGACTGGACGGCGCGCCTCATCGCGGCGACCGGCCTCGGGCAGGCGGCACTGGTCGGCCATTCCATGGGCGCGCTGGTCGCGCTCGACTGCGCTGCGCGCCATCCCGACAGGGTGCGGGCGCTCGGCCTGTGCGGCGTGGCATCGGAAATGTCGGTCCATCCCGAGATGCTGGCATCGGCCAAGGCGAACACACCGAAGGTCCAGGAGTTGATGACCTTCTGGGGCATCGGCAACGCGCTGCACAAGGGCGGCATGCTCTCGCCCGGCCTCTGGCTCCGGCGCGAATCCCTGGCGGTGCTTTCGGCCCGCAAGCCCGGCGTGATCCACACCGACCTCGTCGCCTGCAACATCTACAAGGATGCGCCGGTACGGGCCGCGGCCGTGAAGTGTCCGACCGTGCTGGTGCTGGGCGACGGCGATCTGATGACACCCGCCTCCAAGGCCAAGCCGCTGGCGGCAGCGATCGCCGGCAGCAAGACCGTCGTGATCCCGCAGTGCGGCCACTTCATGATGGTCGAGCGACCGGACGAGACGCTCGAGGCGCTGCAGAGCTGTGTCTGA
- a CDS encoding 2'-5' RNA ligase family protein, whose translation MLYVVAWPVLSEADDTALRRLRTQYHPEEAELIGPHFTVGFGVPDEHEAALRAALAGVTQRPFWFVLDRIVRDDNHLFAEPADGGAELTELYDLLNLAPWPASFRPHITLGLFARPAEAEQVARIVERQHLPMHGRVEELALLRRDGERLDTLAVRRLDG comes from the coding sequence GTGCTCTATGTCGTCGCCTGGCCTGTCTTGAGCGAGGCCGACGATACGGCGTTGCGGCGGCTGCGGACGCAGTACCATCCAGAGGAAGCGGAGCTGATCGGTCCGCATTTCACGGTGGGGTTTGGCGTGCCCGACGAGCACGAGGCGGCGCTGCGGGCGGCGCTGGCCGGCGTGACGCAACGGCCCTTCTGGTTCGTGCTCGACCGCATCGTGCGTGACGACAACCATCTGTTCGCCGAGCCGGCGGACGGCGGCGCGGAACTCACCGAGCTGTACGACCTGTTGAACCTGGCACCGTGGCCCGCGTCGTTCCGGCCGCACATCACGCTCGGCCTGTTCGCTCGGCCGGCCGAAGCCGAGCAGGTGGCGCGCATTGTCGAACGCCAACACCTGCCTATGCATGGCCGCGTCGAGGAGCTTGCCCTGCTGCGGCGCGACGGCGAGCGGCTGGACACTCTCGCCGTCCGGCGGCTGGACGGATGA
- a CDS encoding O-acetylhomoserine aminocarboxypropyltransferase encodes MVDAKFLKPDTLALHAGQHPDPVTGARAVPIYQTTSFVFRDVDHAASLFNLEVGGHIYSRISNPTVAVFEERVAALEEGSSALGVSSGQAALHIAIATLMGHGGHIVASTSLYGGTRNMLALTLPRFGIETTFVHPRDHDGFRKAITPTTRLVLGETVGNPGGEILDIPAIAEIAHAAKVPLMIDNTFASPVLCRPLTLGADIVFHSATKFIGGHGVAIGGVIVESGRFDWEASGKFPTLTEPYAGYHGIDYAEEFGPHAFIMRARTEGVRDFGCCMAPQTAFYLLQGLETLPLRMARHVENVRKVIAFLEGNPAVERIASPELADHPDHALAKKLLPKGTGSIFSFDIKGGREAGRRFIERLKLFSHLANVGDAKSLVIHPASTTHAQLDAEALKAAGIGEGMIRLSVGLEDPEDLLDDLGQALRASQKG; translated from the coding sequence ATGGTCGATGCAAAATTCCTCAAGCCTGACACGTTGGCGCTGCATGCAGGCCAGCATCCCGATCCCGTCACCGGTGCGCGTGCCGTGCCGATCTACCAGACGACGTCCTTCGTCTTCCGCGACGTCGACCATGCCGCGAGTCTCTTCAACCTCGAGGTCGGCGGCCACATCTACAGCCGCATCTCGAATCCAACCGTCGCGGTGTTCGAGGAGCGCGTCGCGGCGCTGGAAGAGGGATCGAGCGCGCTGGGCGTGTCGAGCGGCCAGGCGGCACTGCACATTGCCATTGCCACCTTGATGGGGCACGGTGGGCACATCGTCGCCTCGACGTCGCTCTATGGCGGCACGCGCAACATGCTGGCCTTGACCCTGCCGCGCTTCGGCATCGAGACCACTTTCGTGCATCCGCGCGACCATGACGGGTTTCGCAAGGCCATTACGCCGACGACCCGGCTGGTGCTGGGCGAGACCGTCGGCAACCCGGGTGGCGAGATACTCGACATCCCGGCAATCGCCGAGATCGCTCATGCGGCGAAAGTGCCGCTGATGATCGACAACACCTTCGCCTCGCCGGTGCTGTGCCGGCCGCTGACGCTCGGCGCCGACATCGTGTTCCACTCGGCCACCAAGTTTATCGGCGGCCATGGCGTGGCGATCGGCGGCGTAATCGTCGAGAGCGGCCGCTTCGACTGGGAGGCGTCGGGCAAGTTCCCGACCCTCACCGAGCCCTATGCCGGCTATCACGGCATCGACTATGCGGAGGAGTTCGGTCCGCACGCCTTCATCATGCGTGCCCGCACCGAAGGGGTGCGCGACTTCGGCTGCTGCATGGCGCCGCAGACGGCGTTCTATTTGCTGCAGGGACTGGAGACGCTGCCCTTGCGCATGGCGCGCCACGTCGAGAATGTGCGCAAGGTCATCGCCTTCCTTGAGGGCAATCCGGCGGTCGAGCGCATCGCCTCGCCGGAGCTGGCCGATCACCCCGATCATGCGCTGGCAAAGAAGCTGCTGCCCAAGGGCACCGGTTCGATCTTCAGCTTCGACATCAAGGGCGGACGCGAGGCGGGCCGCCGCTTCATCGAGCGGCTGAAGCTCTTCTCGCATCTCGCCAATGTCGGCGATGCCAAGTCGCTGGTCATCCATCCCGCCTCGACCACGCACGCCCAGCTCGACGCCGAGGCGTTGAAGGCAGCCGGTATCGGCGAGGGCATGATCCGCCTTTCGGTCGGCCTGGAGGATCCCGAGGATCTCCTCGACGACCTCGGCCAGGCACTGCGCGCATCCCAGAAGGGTTGA
- a CDS encoding SDR family oxidoreductase — MSERVALVTGSTSGIGAATARRLARDGYRVALHGRRPESEVKALLGELNGATYHPVDLGAVERVGTLVEQVLACHGRLDVLVNNAGEAARFPHADLKAATPMVWHRMMDVNLVSPFMLIAAAEEALRRSAAAGRPACVVNIGSHAGERPKGSSIPYAAAKAGLHHTTRLLAHVLGPDIRVNCVAPGLVDTPMAIGYDTAFELWNTRSPMRRPAKPEDIADLVAALCASDYVTGEIVIADGGLNLT, encoded by the coding sequence GTGTCTGAGCGCGTCGCCCTCGTCACCGGCTCGACCTCGGGCATCGGGGCCGCGACGGCGCGTCGCCTCGCGCGCGATGGCTATCGCGTGGCCTTGCATGGACGGCGTCCCGAATCGGAGGTGAAGGCGTTGCTCGGCGAATTGAATGGCGCGACCTATCATCCGGTCGATCTCGGCGCTGTCGAGCGCGTCGGCACGCTGGTTGAGCAGGTGCTCGCGTGCCATGGTCGGCTCGACGTGCTGGTCAACAACGCTGGCGAGGCGGCACGCTTCCCGCACGCCGATCTCAAGGCCGCGACGCCGATGGTCTGGCATCGCATGATGGACGTCAACCTCGTCTCGCCCTTCATGCTGATCGCCGCCGCTGAGGAGGCCTTGCGCCGGTCAGCGGCGGCGGGCCGACCGGCCTGCGTCGTCAATATCGGCAGCCATGCCGGCGAGCGGCCCAAGGGCTCGTCGATCCCCTACGCCGCTGCGAAGGCGGGTTTGCATCATACGACGCGCCTGCTGGCGCACGTGCTCGGACCCGACATCCGGGTCAATTGCGTCGCGCCGGGACTGGTCGATACGCCGATGGCCATCGGTTACGACACCGCCTTCGAGCTCTGGAACACGAGATCGCCGATGCGCCGGCCTGCGAAACCCGAGGACATCGCCGATCTTGTGGCAGCGCTGTGCGCCAGCGACTACGTTACCGGCGAGATCGTGATCGCCGACGGGGGACTCAACCTCACCTGA